GATCGACCGATCCGTTCTTGTCCGAAAGAGAGAAGAGCGCCGCCGGCCTGGTGCGGTCAGGCAAGGGCAAGCTCCGGATGACGTTCGCTCGAGAGCGTCGCCGCGATGATCGTGCTCACGCCCGGCTCCTTCATCGTGACGCCGTACATGCGGTCGGCCAATTCCATCGTCTTCTTGTTGTGCGTCACGATGATCATCTGCGAATCGCCCGCCAGTTCGCGCACCATGTCGGAGAAGCTCTCCACGTTCGCGTCATCGAGCGCGGCGTCGACCTCGTCGAGCAGATAGAACGGCGACGGCTTGACCGCGATCAGCGCGAAGATCAGCGCCGCGGCCGTCATCGCGCGCTCGCCGCCGGAGAGCGCCGTGAGCGGCATCTGTTTCTTGCCCGGCGGCGCGACCGCGATCTCGATGCCGGTCTCGGAAAGATTCTCGGGGTTGGTCTGCCACATCTTGGCCTCGGCCCCGGGGAAGAGTTTGGTGTACATCTGCGCGAACGCGCTCGCCACTTTGTCGAACGTTTCGTTGAACAGCGTTTGCGACTGCGCTTCGATTTCTTTGATCGATTCCAGCAGCGTCTCGCGCGCTTTGGCCAGATCCTCCATTTGCGTGCGCAGAAACGCCTCGCGCTCGCTAAGCTCTTCGCGTTCGGCTTCGGCGTTGAGATTCACGTTGGCCGAGAGACGCCCGAGTTCGTCGCGCAACCGCAGCAAGTCGTCGAGCACGCTGTCGGGTTCTTCGGCGTAGCGCTGTTCGACGTCGCGGCATTCCTCGTCGGTTGCCGGGTTTTGCGCGAACTGCGAAACCAACATCCCGAGTTCCGCCTCGATCTCGGCCAGACGCGTCCGCTGACGCTCGCCGCCGGCGGCCGCTTCGCGTTCCTCGTGTTCAGCCGTACGAAGATCGGCTTCGAGCTGCAGCAGCGCGTTGGCCATGCTCTCGCGCTCGCGCCGCGCCGTATCGAGCTTCGCGTCCAGATCGCTTACCCCGCGGTGCAGCCCTTCGAGGTGCGCGTGCGAACTGCGCGTCTGCTCGGCCAGCGAGCCGATTTCGGAAAGCATCGTTTCGCGCGCGATGCGCGCGCGCTGGCTGTCTTGGTCGAGCATTCCCAAACGGCCGCGCGAAGCATCCCGCTCGGCCGCCAGTGCCGCGGCGCGCTCGCGCAAATCGCCCGCGCGCCGGCTCGCAGCCAGCTGCGCGTCTTCGGCCTGCGCGATTTCGGCGCGCGCGCGCGCCAGCTCGGCTTCAAAGTGCGCGCGCTCTTCGTCGCTCGCCATCGCTTCGGGCTCGGGCGCTTCGAGCACGCGCTCGCGCTCGCGCGCCTCGCGCGCACGGTTGAGCGATTCCTCGACGTGCGCGCGCGCCCGCGTGACTTCATCGTGCATCCGCTCGAGTTCGCCCGCCAGCGAGGCCATCTCGGTGCGCAGCTCCGCGCTCTGCAATTCGATCTTCGTCAGGCGCTCGCGGGCGGCATCGCGTGCGGCAACCGCGCGCTCGACGCGCCCCGTCGCTTCACCGGCAGCGCGTTCGAGCGATTCGAGCTTGGCGCGCAGCCCGGTGAGCGCTTCGCGCAGGCTCTGCGCCTGTACCCGGCGCGAGAGAATCGAGCGCTCGCGCTTGAAGCGCCCTCCGGTGATCGCTCCGCCGCCCGCGATCTGCTCGCCGGAAAGCGTCACGATCGTATCGCGCAAGCCGCGCTCGCGCACCAGATGAATGCCCGTTTGCAGCGTGTCGACCACCAGCACGTTCCCCACCAGGAACCGCACCACGCCTTCGTACTGCGGCTGCGTGCGAACCAGGGTGTGCGCGTAGCCGATTACGCCGCTCGTGCGCTCGAGTTCCGCCGTCAGAGCCTTGGCGTCGCGATTGCCCAGCGTGTCGAGCGGCAAAAACGTCGCGCGTCCCTGCTCGCTGCGATTGAGAAACTCGATCGCGTGCTCGGCATCTTCCGAGGTCGCCGTGATGATGTTCGAAAGACGCGCACCGAAGGCCACGTCCATCGCGCGCGCATAGCGCTCGTCGGTCGTGATGACGTTGGAGACGATGCCTTCGATGCCGCGCAGCTCGCCGCGCTGCCACGCTTCGACGACGGCGCGCGTCCCCGGCACGTGCCCTTCGAGCGAGTTCTCCAGTTCTTCGATCGTGTGCAGGCGCGATTCGGCGGCTTTGACCTCGCCGGTTTGATCGCGGTGCGCCTCGAGCGCGGCGGCGAGGTGGCTTTGCGCCAGCGCCAGCGTTTCTTCGGCGCGATCGGTGCTATCGCGCGCGCCGGAAGATTGCGCTTCGAGCGCTGCGAGCCGCATCTCGCGCTCGGCATATTTTTGCGCGGCTGTCCCGGCGGCGAGTTCGCGCTGCGCGACGAGTTCGCGCGCGGCGTGCGCCTCGCCCTCGAGCCGCTCGGCTTCGGCGCGCGAGTTCTCGCCCTGAACCCGACGCTCGGCGCGTTTGGCGGCGACCTGGGAGGCGTGCGCTTCGACCTCGCGCAGTTGGGTGAAGATCGAATCGAGCTGTGCGCGGGCTTGCGCGAGCGTCGTCTGCGCCGCCAACTCGCCCTCTCGCGCGGCGTCCAACTCGGCGGCGAGCGGCGCGAGCTGCGCTTCGAGCCGCGCGATCGTCGCGGCGAGCGATTCGCGCTCAGCCTGCACGCGCGCCGCGTCTTCATGCGTCTGCGTCGACTGCGCTTCGAGCGCTTCGCGCCGCGCGAGCGCGGCGGCATAGTCGGCTTCGATGCGCGCAAGCTCGGCGCGTTTGCTCTGCGCCTGTCCGCGAATTTCTTCGAGTTGCAGTTCTTGCTGATAGGCGCGGGTGCGAAGCTCGGCCAGGTTCGCGCCGAGTTCCGCGACCTTCCCGGCGGCGGCGCCGCGAATTTCCTCTTGCTTCTCGAGCTCCACCCGCAGTGTTTCGCGTTCGCCGCGGCGCGACGCGCTGGCGCGAATGTACGAGAGAATCTCGAGATCGCGCACGCGCGTGCTCACTTTACGGTAACGCTTGGCGCGGCGCACCTGCGCGTCGAGCTCGGGCATGCGCCGCTCGAGTTCGGCGATGAGGTC
The sequence above is a segment of the Candidatus Baltobacteraceae bacterium genome. Coding sequences within it:
- the smc gene encoding chromosome segregation protein SMC; the protein is MHLKKIKAFGFKTFAEATALDFDEGITAIVGPNGSGKSNLVDAFRWVLGETSSRSLRSGKLEDVIFAGNDKRKPLGLAEVSLTFDNASGRLPIEFSEVEITRRAYRAGESEYFINRNQVRLRDIVELLMGTGLGPGSYSIVSQGQIDSILTSKPTERRALFEETAGINKFLSRKHESMRRLEQTENNAIRINDLIAELERRMPELDAQVRRAKRYRKVSTRVRDLEILSYIRASASRRGERETLRVELEKQEEIRGAAAGKVAELGANLAELRTRAYQQELQLEEIRGQAQSKRAELARIEADYAAALARREALEAQSTQTHEDAARVQAERESLAATIARLEAQLAPLAAELDAAREGELAAQTTLAQARAQLDSIFTQLREVEAHASQVAAKRAERRVQGENSRAEAERLEGEAHAARELVAQRELAAGTAAQKYAEREMRLAALEAQSSGARDSTDRAEETLALAQSHLAAALEAHRDQTGEVKAAESRLHTIEELENSLEGHVPGTRAVVEAWQRGELRGIEGIVSNVITTDERYARAMDVAFGARLSNIITATSEDAEHAIEFLNRSEQGRATFLPLDTLGNRDAKALTAELERTSGVIGYAHTLVRTQPQYEGVVRFLVGNVLVVDTLQTGIHLVRERGLRDTIVTLSGEQIAGGGAITGGRFKRERSILSRRVQAQSLREALTGLRAKLESLERAAGEATGRVERAVAARDAARERLTKIELQSAELRTEMASLAGELERMHDEVTRARAHVEESLNRAREARERERVLEAPEPEAMASDEERAHFEAELARARAEIAQAEDAQLAASRRAGDLRERAAALAAERDASRGRLGMLDQDSQRARIARETMLSEIGSLAEQTRSSHAHLEGLHRGVSDLDAKLDTARRERESMANALLQLEADLRTAEHEEREAAAGGERQRTRLAEIEAELGMLVSQFAQNPATDEECRDVEQRYAEEPDSVLDDLLRLRDELGRLSANVNLNAEAEREELSEREAFLRTQMEDLAKARETLLESIKEIEAQSQTLFNETFDKVASAFAQMYTKLFPGAEAKMWQTNPENLSETGIEIAVAPPGKKQMPLTALSGGERAMTAAALIFALIAVKPSPFYLLDEVDAALDDANVESFSDMVRELAGDSQMIIVTHNKKTMELADRMYGVTMKEPGVSTIIAATLSSERHPELALA